The stretch of DNA CTCGCGTGAGAGCCCCATGGCCGTCACGGGAGACTCGCCCAGAAGTTCGCCATTCACATAGACCTTTGCACCGGGCGGCGACGTCGCGATCTGGAGGATCCCTCCCAGCGCCTCAAGCTGCATGACCAGCGGATGCATCTGAGCTTCGGCTACGAGCTGGAGTTCTTTGACGTCGTAGCCGTCGCGCTCAAAACGCAATGCGTACCCGCGCCCCACCCTCAACTCCTTGAGGGTGGTGGGCGTGGCGCCCACAAAGGTGTCGTCGAGATAGACCCGGGCGTTGGCCGGCTCTGTAGAGACCATCAGGTTGGTGTGAGTCGACGCTGCCGGCGCCTGTTCGACGACCGGAGCCGCGGCGCCCGCGCGCAGGTCATCTCCCCACATCACCCAGCCAGCCAGCCCCACGACGAGGAGCGCTACGAAGGCCAGGACAACCCCGACGAGATAGGGACGTGTGCGCATCAGGCGCTCAACGCGCGACCAGATCGCAGACGTCACACGCACTCCCGGCTGAGTGCGTCCCACCGCCGGCAACTCCCCGGGCGTCTTTACCCCGGGGCGCGGCGTTTGCGCAGGCAGGTCCCGCAACGAAGCGCCAAAGCCCACGGCCGGATTCGCCGCCGTGGGCACCGCGGCCGGCGCCCGAAGCCCCACCGGCGCCTGAGCCTCGCGCGTCGGCATCTCGTGGGCACTCGCCTCCTGGTACGCAGACCTGAGCGCCGGCCCCGGAACCGGCCGCGCCGGAACCTTCTCCTGAGTCTCAACCTCATCGTGATCGGCCCAATCCACCATCGCCGTGGCGGCATCGGCATCCAAATCATCGACCGCCGGCTCGTCACGCATGAAGATCTGGGTGTGCTGATCCTCCTCAAAATCCGAGGATTCATCCGCCCGCGCGGCATCAAAAATCACGCTGTGCTGGCTCGCCTCAAACTCCGAGCGCTGCATCGCCTCAAAGCCCGCCGCCCGCGTCTCTTCCGGCAGATGCGTCTGCAGATAGGCACGCACAAATTCGGCGAGTTCCGGGCGCCCCACCGGCAAAAGCTCCGCCCGGGCCACCTCGACGAGCTCGCGTTTCATCGCCAGCGCGCTCTCGTAACGCAGCTCCACATTGCGCATCAGCGCTCGCCGAATCACCCCGGCCAGCCCTGGTGAGAGTTCGGGAACGACCTGTTCAATCGGCGGAAAGTCGGCCTGGCGCACCGCCCGGAGAAGTTCGCCGTCGGGAACGCTATCAAAGGGGTGCGCGCCGGCGAGCACTTCATAGAGAAGCATCCCGAGCGCGTACACGTCGGTTCGCCCGTCAATGTGGTGGCCCAGCGCCTGCTCCGGGCTCATGTAGTAGAACTTGCCCTTGATGATGCCGGCCTGAGTCTGCTCCGCGCGCATGCGGGCCTTGGCGATGCCAAAGTCCACCAGCTTGACTTCGCCGTCGACGCTGAGCATGACATTTTGCGGCGAAACGTCGCGGTGAACCAACTCCAGGGGCCGGCGGTCCGGGCCGAGCTTGGTGTGCGCGTAATGCAACGCATCCGCAAGCTGGATGGCCACATGGACGGCGATCTCCGTGGGCAGACGGCGGTGCTGGCGTTCCACCCGTTCGCACAACACGTGGAGATCGAGGCCGTCAATAAACTCCATGGCGATGAAGTAGCGGCCGTTGACCACCCCCAGATCAAAAATTTGCCCGATGTTGCCGTGGCTGAGCTGAACCACCAGCTTGGCTTCATCGATGAGCATGGAGGCAAATTCGCTATCCTCAGAAAACTGACGATGCAGGCGCTTGATCGCCAGGAGCTTCGCGAATCCGTCGACACCGTCGGTGCGGGCCTTAAAAATCTCGGCCATCCCCCCCACTGCCAGTCGCTCCAGCAGGGTATACTTGCCAAATTTCTCGCCGGTTTCTATCATGCCTACTTCATATTCAGGGCCATGGATCGGGCCGTCATTGTGACGCATTTTGGTGGTTCCGGCCACTCGTTTCCTGCCCCTGAACGATGAAAAGCGCGGCGCCTGGCGCCGAGTTGAAGCCCTCTCGACCATTTCGTCAACGTGCTCCCCGGTATTGGGCCAGGGACACGCATCCTTGCAGCCCGTGTCGAGGCCCCATGGCGCCCTACGAGCCCTATTCAGACCAGTCGCAGCCCACCAAGATCGCCTACCTCAACGGCGCTCCGAAAACGGTGCACATCCGCCGCGCCCAGCTCATCGTCAATCCGGGCAGCGAGCAGGAACAAGAGCTCTTCTTCGACCAGAACGTCATCAAAATCGGCGCTCTGGAAGACAATGACATCGTGCTCGACGACGAGACCGTCAGTCGAAACCACTGCCGCATTGTCCAGGAAGATGACCACTACATTGTGGTCGATCAGAACTCGACCAACGGCACTCACATCAACGGGGTACGTATTCGGGAGGCCTTCCTCTCGCCAAACGTCATCCTATGCGTGGGCAACACCAACATCCGCTTTCGCCCCATTGACGAAGAAGTGGCCGTGGAGCCCTCGCGCACCGAGCGCCTGGGCAACATCGTGGGCCGCTCGGTGAAGATGCGCGAAATCTTCGACATCCTCTCCAAAATCGCCCCCACCGCCGCCACCGTGGTCATTGAGGGGGAAACCGGCACGGGCAAAGAGGTTGTCGCGCAGACCATCCACCAGATGAGCCCGCGCAAAGACAAACCTTTCATCGTCTTTGATTGCGGTGCAGTGCCCGAAAGCCTGATTGAGAGCGAGCTCTTCGGTCACGAAAAGGGCAGCTTCACCGGCGCGATCATGACGCGTAAGGGCCTCTTTGAGATGGCCCAGGGCGGCACGATCTTCCTCGACGAGCTGGGGGAACTCTCCATCGACCTGCAGCCCAAGCTCCTGCGTGTGCTGGAGCAACGCGAGGTGCGCCGGGTCGGCTCCAACAAACCCATCCCCATCAACGTGCGTGTGGTCGCCGCGACCAACCGCAGTCTCGAAGATGAAGTGCGCGAGGGGCGTTTTCGCGAGGACCTCTTCTACCGCCTGAGCGTGGTGCGGCTCTTTCTGCCGGCGTTGCGTGAGCGCAGCGTGGACATCCCGCTGCTGGTGGAGCATTTCCTCAACGTGCTCGACTGCAACCTGGACTTTGATGGCGAGCGCCGGCTCACAAGTGTGCAGCCCGAAGCGCTGGCCGCGCTGATGGCCTATGAATGGCCTGGTAATGTGCGAGAGCTGGCCAACGCCATTGAGCGGGCCTGCTCCTTTGCCGAAACCGACATGCTTCAGCTGGCCGACCTCCCCGATTACATCGCCGGGCAACGTCCCCGTCAGATCGACTCCGGGCCGCTCGGTGAAGGCGATCAGTGGACGCAAATCCCGGCCAAATCCGAGCTCAAGGACCAGCCCTTTAAAGAGGCCAAAGAGCAGTGGATTTCCTCGTTTGAGCGCGACTACATCACCGAGCTCCTCACCCGCCACGGGGGCAACATCAGCCAGGCCGCGCGCGAGGCGGATATCGACCGCAAGTACTTCCGCAAGCTGATGACCAAGTACGGCATCGCTGCCGATGAAGTCGGCTAAGCCCTACCTGTAGACGCTCCGGGGAGCGTCGGGGCTCGAAGCGAATATCGCGTCGAAACCCCGCCCCCCGGCTCGGCTAAGCCCTGGCTGTAGGCGCTCCGAGGACTCAGGGCTCGAAGCGAATATCGCGTCGAAATCCCGTCCCCTCCCCGGCCAAAACCTCAATCCCGAAATCCACCTGACGATCGCCACGGCGGAAGCTCAGGGTATACGCCCCGGCGGCCACCGGAATGCGCCCGTCACCTTCGATCGGGGTGACCAGGCCGGTGGGTACGCCGTTGAGGTAGAGCTCCCACCAGTCTTCACCGCTGCTCACGCTGAGCCAGCCGAAGTCTTCTTCGCTGCGCACCGGGAGCTCGCCAATGGAGTCCTGCTCCAGGGTCCCCAGCCCCATTTCGGGAAATCCGATCGCGCTCTCAAATGCGCCCCATTTCAACTGATAGATGCGCCGGGGATTAAGATCGGTGAGCACGACCGGGGGCGTTCCGTAGGAGCGCCCGTTGAGCATGACCTCGTCGGCGCTCTCGCCGGCGATGAGCAGACGATCGGCGGGCTCCAACTCCAGGGCAAAGGTCGCATCACCGCCGACTTCCAGCCCCACGTAGCGGCTAAAAGGTCGGTACCCGGGCGCAATGGCCTCCAGGAGTCGACGCCCGCGGGCCAGCGCCAGGGTCGCCTCAGTGCGCTCGCGGGTGCTCACAGGCTGACCATCCACAAAGACCTGCACGCCTTCGAGCGCCGGCCAGGAGAGTGTGACTTCGACCTCGGCACTGAGATCCGCCAGCAGCTCCGTGGATGCGCCCGGCTCAAGCTCTACGCTCGAGATCCAGGGCTCATGCTCCGGATGCCGCACCTCCACCGCGTAGGTTCCGGCGGCCAGGTCTCCAAGGATGGCCGGCGCCCCCTGAGCTCGTTCGACACCGTCGATCCAGATCGATACCCCCTGAGCCGGCCGGGCCTGGATCTGCAGCGTGGCCGTGGCCGGCGCCGCTACCTCGGCCGGTTGCTGCAGCAGCATGTAGAGCGCGGCCGAGCCCAGCCCGGCAACGAGAAGCACGCTGACAAAGGCCAGAACAATGCGGCGCCGTGTGCCGGCATCGAGCCCGGTGCTGGCCGCCGGCGGTGGCGGCGCCTGAAGCCCGGGGGCCTCCCGGGTGTGGGTGCTCTGAATCGCCGCCAGCGCCCGTTGTGGATTGGCCACACCGGTCACGTCGGTGGCTTCCGCCTCAAAGCGCCCTGCCCGCTGCGGTGTCGGTGAGGCCGCCGTCTGACCGGTACCTTCGGCGGCCAGTGCTTCACCGATGCGTGCTTCCACGTCGTCGCGAGTCTCATCGATGGTATCGGGGGCCTCGGCCCAGAGATCAGCATCGGCAAAATCGAGCCCCCCGGCCTGCACCACGGTGTGGTTGGCCACAAAGGCATCGATGTCGACGTCTTCCTCCGGGGCCTCATCAACATCCCAGATCTGGGTGGCTTCCCCCAGCTCCGCGTCACTATCATCGCCGCCCGGGCCGTAGGACTCAGCGAAGAGACGGCGCACATCATCGGCGGAGTTCACCTTGCGGTAGATCTCGCGCTTGAGCTTCTCGTCGTCATAATCTTCGGCAAAAGCGCTACGCATCCAGGTGGTCAGCTGCGAGCGATGATACGGGGGCTTGAGCTGCGTCAGATAGCCCGCCAGGTCGTCGGCCAACTCCGAGGCCCACTGGTAACGCTCCTCGCGCTCACCAGCCAACGCCCGCAGCACGATCGCCTCGACCTCTGCCGGAATCTTCGGGTTGTACACCCGCGGCGACTCGATCTGCGGGTCGCGAATCAGCTTCAGAGTTTCAAACTGCCCTTCGCCGCGGAAGAGCCGCTGATTGGTCAAAAGTTCCCAGAACAACGTCCCCATCGCAAAGATGTCACTGCGGTGGTCGATGCTCTGCCCGCGAACCTGCTCCGGGCTCATGTAGCCGAACTTCCCCTTGAGCACGCCCACCTGGGTGCGCGTGCTCTGCGAGGCGGCCTTGGCGATACCAAAGTCGATGACCTTGACCTGCCCGTCCCAGCTCACCAGCACGTTCTGGGGGCTGATATCCCGGTGAATGATGTTGAGCGGGTTTCCGTTCTCGTCGGTCTTGCGGTGCACGTAATCCAGACCGCGCGCGATCTCGTGGAGAATATGACAGGCCATATCCACCGAGAGGATCGTATTCTGACGGCGCACCAGCTTTTGCAGTGCGAGCAGGTCCTGACCGGCCACAAACTCCATCAGGATGTAGAAGCTCGACTGGAACTTCCCCAGCTCGTAGTTCTGCACCACGTTGGGGTGGCGCAGCTGGACGGTGAGCCGGGCCTCATCGACGAACATCTTGATGAAGTCTTCGTCTTCGGCCAGATGCGGCAGGATGCGCTTGAGCGCAAAGTAACGGTTGGGGTCGGGAGCGCCCAGGGGTTTGGCGCGAAAGACTTCGGCCATCCCCCCAACACTGACGCGCTCCAGCAGCGTGTATTTGCCAAAGAGGAGGGGGCGTTCCAAAGCGAGGACCTGCGCGCTGCGTGGCGGGAAAACGAATCGGCGCCGGCCTGCCACGCGGGCAGAGAGGGCGCCGGGAAACTTCATACCATCGGGGGAGCCTGAACTCCTGTCCCCGAATGGGCCGGAGTATAGGGAGCGGGCCCGCGAAGCGTCAATCACAGCAATCCACCATCGGGGTGACTGGACAACTTCGGGGCGGCGGTGCAGGTTTGCCCCAACTCTGGCCGTGGGACGCCCCCTGCCCCATCTCCCCCCACCCGGCGTCCCCTGACTCTGATAGCGAGCGACGTATGAGCACCCCGACGATCTCCGACCGAAAACGCGACCACCTGGAGCTCTGTGCCGACCAGGACGTGGAGGCGCGCGCCAAGACCAACCTGCTTGACGCCGTGGAGCTCTTTCATAGCTCGCTGCCCGAGGTCGACGTCGACGCCATCGATCTGAGCGTGGAGTTTCTCGGGCGGCAGCTTCAGGCCCCGCTGCTGATCACCGGGATGACCGGCGGAGCGCCGGAGGCCGAGCGCATCAACCGCGAGCTGGCACTGGTCGCCCAGGAGATGGGGCTGGCCTTTGGCGTCGGAAGCCAACGGGCCATGGCCCGCGACCGCGCGCTGCTCAGCACCTACCAGGTACGCGACGTTGCCCCGGACATCTGCCTGCTGGGCAACATCGGCGCCGTACAGGTCGCGGCCATGTCCACCGACGAAGTCGAAGATCTGGTGGGAAGCATCGGCGCCGACGCGCTCTGCGTGCATCTGAACCCGGGCCAGGAGTTGATTCAGCCCGAAGGCGATCGCGATTTCCGTGGGTGCATCGACGCCATCGCTCGCCTTGTCGAAGAGCTCTCGGTGCCGGTCATCGCCAAAGAGACCGGGTGCGGGCTCTCCCCGGGGACCCTCAACACACTGCAGAAGATCGGAGTGGGCACCGTCGACACCTCCGGCGCCGGCGGCACCACCTGGATCGGGGTCGAAGCGATGCGCGCGCCCGCCGATCAGCAAACCCTGGGAGAACTTTTTTGGGACTGGGGAGTGCCGACGGCGGCGTCGATCGTGTACGCCCGGCGGCGTGATTTGCAGGTGATCGGCTCCGGCGGGTTGCGCACCGGCTACGATGCCGCCCGGGCCATTGCGCTGGGCGCCGACATCGCCGGGATGGCGTTGCCCTGGTTGCGTGCTTGCTACCATGAGGGCGCCGAAGGCGCGCGCGCCTTCGGCGCGCACTGCACCTCGGCGCTGCGCACCACGATGGCGCTCACCGGCTCCGCCACCCTCGACGAACTCCGCCAGGCTCCACGCATGATCGGCCCTCGCCTGGAACGCTGGCTGGCTGCCGACACCTGTCGCTAACCCCGCGCCGCTGACGCGGCGCGGGGGGGCCACACACTGAGCCTAAACTCAGTCCGTCAGCTCATCTTCGACACTCATCGAGGCCGGAACCACGTCGCCGTCTTCCGGCGCTGCGTTCAGGTCTTGCAGACGCAAGCGACCCTCTTCAACCGCACAGTAGAGCGTCGGGACCACAAAGAGCGTCAAGAGCGCGATCGTCATGCCGCCCACGGCCGGCACCGCCATGGGAATCATGACATCGGCGCCGGTCCCATAGCTGGTGAGTACCGGGAGCAACGCCAGAACCGTGGTGGCCGTGGTCATCAGGCAGGGACGAATGCGACGCAGCCCGGCCTCCACCACACGCTCGCGCACCTCGTCGACGGTGCCACTCTTACCCTCATCAAAACGCTGCTTGAGGTAGGTCGCCATGACCACACCGTCGTCGGCGGCGATACCAAAGAGCGCGATAAAGCCCACCCACACGGCCACACTCAGGTTCATGGGCTCGATCTGGAAGATCTCGCGCAGCGACGCCCCGAAGATCGACACGTCCAAAAACCAGCTCTGACCGTAGAGCCAGATCAGCATAAACCCGCCCCCAAAGGCCACGGCGATGCCGCTGAAGATGGTCAGCGCCGTCCACAGAGAACGAAACTGCAGGTAGATCAAGAGCGCGATGATCAACAGAATCAGCGGCACCAGGATGCGGAGACGCGCCTCGGCACGCAACGAGTTCTCATAACTGCCGGCGAAGCTCAGACGCACGCCTTCGGCGAGCTCCAGCTCACCGGAGGCCTGCAAATCGTCGAGGCGAGCCCGCACGCTCTCAACCACACTGACCTCACTGGTACCTTCGGCGGCGTCGAACATGACATAGGCCACCAGCGCTGAGTTCTCACTGCGGATCATCTCCGGACCGCGCTCATAGCGAATGCTGGCAAGCTGCCCCAGCGGCACCTGTGCGCCGGAGGGCGTGGCGACCAGAATCCGGGAGATGGTCTGCGGATCGTCCCTCAACTCACGAGGGTAGCGCACCCGCATCGCGAAGCGCTCTCGCCCCTCGACCGTCTGCCCCACGCTGGCCCCGCCGATGGCGGCCTCGACGACCTGCTGAAACGCCTCCATGGAAACGCCGTAGCGGGTGAGTTCGCGCCGTTCGGGCTCAATCACCAGGTAGGGTTTGCCCACCGGGCGGTCGGCGTTGACGGCGCCCTGGTTGACCAGGGGGTGCTCGCGCAGAATCTCCTGAATCTTGAGCGCCGCGTCGGCCAGATCTTCGAGTTCATCGCCCTGAAGTCGCACCGCCATCGGCGCGCGAATGCCACTTTGCAACATCACCAGGCGAGTGCTGATCGGTTGGAGCAAGGGGGCCGTGGTCAACCCGGGCACGTGCCGGGCGACGTCCACAAGTTCGTCCCAGATATCTTCGGGACGCCGGATCTCATCGCGCCACTGCCGGAAGGGACGCCCATCGGGGTCTTCGATCAGTTCTCCCTGCTCATCGCGCACAAACTCGCCCTGGCCGTCGACCTTAAAGCGCAGGCGCCGCCCCTGAGCATCGAGGCGATACTCGGGCTTGTACTCGATGATCGTCTCGACCATCGCCACCGGCGCCGGGTCCAGCGCGCTCTCGGCACGTCCGAGCTTGCCCACCGAGTACTCCACCTCAGGCACCGTCTCAAAGAGCAGGTCCAGGCTCTGGAGCATGTCGCGAGCCTCGCCAAGTGAGCCATGCGGCATGGTCGAGGGCATGTAGAGAAAGGTGCCCTCATCGAGGTCGGGCATGAACTCGCGCTCCAATCCGGGAAACGCGTGATGCATCCACTGACCGGGCGCGCTGCGCTGCGCCCCATCGGGCAGCCAGCCAAAGGTCGCGGCAAATCCCAACCAGATCGTCAGCCCCAGCACCACCACCATCGCCGGCAGCGCCAGGAAAAGGCCCTTATGCGCCAGGATCCAACGCAGCATCGTGGGGTAGGCCACCCGAAAGAGCATAAAGGAACCCAACACCCAGCCGACCACGGCCAGCACCACAATCAGGTTGGGAGCCATCCCCTTCCCGGCTCCCAGGGGCATCCAGGACGTGGCCAGAAGCCAGCTCACCACGACCACCACAGCCACCAGCCCCGCCCAACGCAGCGCACGGCGCGCCCAGCGGTGCTCCCGGGTATCTCGCCAGACCTTTTTGGCGTCGAGCATATCGTCGACGAGCCAGGCCAGCGCCGAGAGGAGCAGCGCCAGCCCCACGCCCACATGCGCCCAGATGGCCACGGCCAGCGCGCCGACGGCGGCCGCCAGCCCGAGAATAAAGCGCGAGCGTAGCGAGCGCGCGCGCACGCCCAACACCCAGCTGGCCGCTGTCGGAATTACAAAGAGCGCGATGATCAGGCTGGCCACCAACGCGTAGGTCTTGGTGAACGCCAGCGGCGTAAAGAGCTTGCCCTCCTGGCCGGTGAGCATGAATACCGGCAGGAAGCTCACCACGGTGGTCGTGATCGCGGTAAGAATGGCCGGCGCCACCTCCGAGGCCCCGCGTCCGATCACGCGCAGACGGTCCTCGCCTTCGGGAGCGTCATCGAGATGCTGAGCGATGTTCTCGGTCATCACGATGCCCATATCCACCATCGTACCGATGGCGATCGCGATGCCGGCCAGCGCCACCACGTTGGCATCTACGCCGGTGTACTTCATGGCCACAAAGGTCATCAGCACTGCCAGCGGCAAGAGCGAGGAAACGAGCAACCCGGCACGCAGATGCAGCATCATCAACATGACCACCAGAACCGTGATCAGGATCTGCTGATAAAGCGCCAGGCTCAACGTTCCCAGAGTGCGTTCAATGAGCTCGGAGCGGTCGTAGAAAGGCACGATCGTGACCTGAGAGACGGTGCCGTCTTCGAGCGTGCGTCGCGGAAGCGCGCGCTGCACCTCATCGATGGACGCTTTCACCTGGTCCACGACCTGCTTGGGGTTGGCGCCGTAGCGGGCGGTGACCACGCCGCCGACCGCCTCGACACCGCCGCGGGTCAGCGCCCCGCGGCGAATGCCGGGCCCGCTGGTCACCCGGGCGACCTCGCCGACGGTCACCGTAACCGAGTCGCGGGTGACGACCGGCGCCGCTTCGATATCTTCGAGGTTCTCAACGTATCCCACGCCCCGGATAAGGTACTCCACGCCGTTGATCTCGGTGGTGCGCGCGCCGACCTCGGAGTTGGACTGGCGCACCGCGTTGGCCACCTGAGCCAGCGTGACGTCGTAGGCGCGAAGCCGGGCCGGATCGACCTCGACCTGATACTCCCGTACATGCCCGCCAATCGAGGCCACCTCAGCCACGCCGGGCGCGCTGGAGAGGGCGTAGCGCACGGTAAAGTCTTGAAGCGTGCGCAGCTCCTCTAAACTCCATCCGCCGGCCGGCTCTCCCTCGGGGGTGCGCCCCTCCAGCGTGTACCAGAAGACCTGGCCCAGGGCCGTGGCATCGGGCCCCAGCTGCGGCGCGACGCCCTCGGGGAGCAGCCCCCCGGGCAGGCTGGCCAATCGCTCGACCAGGCGCGCTCGCGTCCAGTAGTACTCGGCGTCCTCCTCAAAGATCACGTAAATGGAGGAGAACCCAAACATGCTGGAGCTGCGAATCGTCTCCACCCCGGGGACCCCCAGCAACGCGGTGGTGAGCGGGTAGGTGATCTGATCTTCGATGTCTTGAGGGGAGCGGCCGGGCCACTCGGTGAACACAATCTGCTGGTTCTCACCCAGGTCCGGAATGGCATCGACCGGTACCGGATCGCCCTCCCCTTCCCAGCCCACATCGATCGGTGAGACAAAGACGCCCCAGACGATGACCGCCAGCGTGAGCAACACCACGATGAGGCGCTGACGAAGCGCACCCTCAATCAGGCGCGCTGTCCACGTCGAATTCGAGGACTCAATGGCCATGATGCCCCTCGCTTTGCTCGTGGTTGTGGCCGTGATTCGCCTCTTTGGCTGACGCGCTATCGCCGCCCGTCTTCTCTACCAGGGACATCCCGCAGACCGGGCACTCGCCAGAGGCGTGCTGCGCGTAGTGCGTGGTGCCCATGTCGCAGAACCACGCGCCCTCGGGCAGGCGTTCGGGGTCGATGGCCGGATCAAAGCGCGTGCCCTCGGGGACGACCTCCACCGGGGAGGTGGGCTCGTGATCATGATGATGCTCATGATCGTGCGTCGCATCTTCGGTCGGCGCGTCTTCATCGCCTGTCTTCTCCACCAGGAACATCCCGCAGACCGGGCACTCTCCGGAGCCGTGCTGCGCGTAGTGCGTGGTACCCATGTCGCAGAACCATACGCCTTCGGGCAGGCGTTCGGCGTCGACGGCCGGGTCAAAGCGAGTGCCCTCGGGGGCGACCTCCACCGGGGAGGTGTCGGTGAGTTCGCTCATCATC from Lujinxingia litoralis encodes:
- a CDS encoding serine/threonine-protein kinase; the encoded protein is MIETGEKFGKYTLLERLAVGGMAEIFKARTDGVDGFAKLLAIKRLHRQFSEDSEFASMLIDEAKLVVQLSHGNIGQIFDLGVVNGRYFIAMEFIDGLDLHVLCERVERQHRRLPTEIAVHVAIQLADALHYAHTKLGPDRRPLELVHRDVSPQNVMLSVDGEVKLVDFGIAKARMRAEQTQAGIIKGKFYYMSPEQALGHHIDGRTDVYALGMLLYEVLAGAHPFDSVPDGELLRAVRQADFPPIEQVVPELSPGLAGVIRRALMRNVELRYESALAMKRELVEVARAELLPVGRPELAEFVRAYLQTHLPEETRAAGFEAMQRSEFEASQHSVIFDAARADESSDFEEDQHTQIFMRDEPAVDDLDADAATAMVDWADHDEVETQEKVPARPVPGPALRSAYQEASAHEMPTREAQAPVGLRAPAAVPTAANPAVGFGASLRDLPAQTPRPGVKTPGELPAVGRTQPGVRVTSAIWSRVERLMRTRPYLVGVVLAFVALLVVGLAGWVMWGDDLRAGAAAPVVEQAPAASTHTNLMVSTEPANARVYLDDTFVGATPTTLKELRVGRGYALRFERDGYDVKELQLVAEAQMHPLVMQLEALGGILQIATSPPGAKVYVNGELLGESPVTAMGLSREMEHKVYAELEDASPQEQTLRWEEDDPRVQEVHLSFDVQASAKAKPTTSTSKRSSRRSSSRRSASPKPSKSGASNTAEALNIWELGETAQASEQGTLSVRVDNVDDARIYIDGALVAESARLSDHRLDAGSYEVRVYFTSFKRYSETRTVAVRAGQGSQLVFRP
- a CDS encoding sigma 54-interacting transcriptional regulator, producing the protein MAPYEPYSDQSQPTKIAYLNGAPKTVHIRRAQLIVNPGSEQEQELFFDQNVIKIGALEDNDIVLDDETVSRNHCRIVQEDDHYIVVDQNSTNGTHINGVRIREAFLSPNVILCVGNTNIRFRPIDEEVAVEPSRTERLGNIVGRSVKMREIFDILSKIAPTAATVVIEGETGTGKEVVAQTIHQMSPRKDKPFIVFDCGAVPESLIESELFGHEKGSFTGAIMTRKGLFEMAQGGTIFLDELGELSIDLQPKLLRVLEQREVRRVGSNKPIPINVRVVAATNRSLEDEVREGRFREDLFYRLSVVRLFLPALRERSVDIPLLVEHFLNVLDCNLDFDGERRLTSVQPEALAALMAYEWPGNVRELANAIERACSFAETDMLQLADLPDYIAGQRPRQIDSGPLGEGDQWTQIPAKSELKDQPFKEAKEQWISSFERDYITELLTRHGGNISQAAREADIDRKYFRKLMTKYGIAADEVG
- a CDS encoding serine/threonine-protein kinase; the encoded protein is MERPLLFGKYTLLERVSVGGMAEVFRAKPLGAPDPNRYFALKRILPHLAEDEDFIKMFVDEARLTVQLRHPNVVQNYELGKFQSSFYILMEFVAGQDLLALQKLVRRQNTILSVDMACHILHEIARGLDYVHRKTDENGNPLNIIHRDISPQNVLVSWDGQVKVIDFGIAKAASQSTRTQVGVLKGKFGYMSPEQVRGQSIDHRSDIFAMGTLFWELLTNQRLFRGEGQFETLKLIRDPQIESPRVYNPKIPAEVEAIVLRALAGEREERYQWASELADDLAGYLTQLKPPYHRSQLTTWMRSAFAEDYDDEKLKREIYRKVNSADDVRRLFAESYGPGGDDSDAELGEATQIWDVDEAPEEDVDIDAFVANHTVVQAGGLDFADADLWAEAPDTIDETRDDVEARIGEALAAEGTGQTAASPTPQRAGRFEAEATDVTGVANPQRALAAIQSTHTREAPGLQAPPPPAASTGLDAGTRRRIVLAFVSVLLVAGLGSAALYMLLQQPAEVAAPATATLQIQARPAQGVSIWIDGVERAQGAPAILGDLAAGTYAVEVRHPEHEPWISSVELEPGASTELLADLSAEVEVTLSWPALEGVQVFVDGQPVSTRERTEATLALARGRRLLEAIAPGYRPFSRYVGLEVGGDATFALELEPADRLLIAGESADEVMLNGRSYGTPPVVLTDLNPRRIYQLKWGAFESAIGFPEMGLGTLEQDSIGELPVRSEEDFGWLSVSSGEDWWELYLNGVPTGLVTPIEGDGRIPVAAGAYTLSFRRGDRQVDFGIEVLAGEGTGFRRDIRFEP
- the fni gene encoding type 2 isopentenyl-diphosphate Delta-isomerase; the protein is MSTPTISDRKRDHLELCADQDVEARAKTNLLDAVELFHSSLPEVDVDAIDLSVEFLGRQLQAPLLITGMTGGAPEAERINRELALVAQEMGLAFGVGSQRAMARDRALLSTYQVRDVAPDICLLGNIGAVQVAAMSTDEVEDLVGSIGADALCVHLNPGQELIQPEGDRDFRGCIDAIARLVEELSVPVIAKETGCGLSPGTLNTLQKIGVGTVDTSGAGGTTWIGVEAMRAPADQQTLGELFWDWGVPTAASIVYARRRDLQVIGSGGLRTGYDAARAIALGADIAGMALPWLRACYHEGAEGARAFGAHCTSALRTTMALTGSATLDELRQAPRMIGPRLERWLAADTCR
- a CDS encoding efflux RND transporter permease subunit; this translates as MAIESSNSTWTARLIEGALRQRLIVVLLTLAVIVWGVFVSPIDVGWEGEGDPVPVDAIPDLGENQQIVFTEWPGRSPQDIEDQITYPLTTALLGVPGVETIRSSSMFGFSSIYVIFEEDAEYYWTRARLVERLASLPGGLLPEGVAPQLGPDATALGQVFWYTLEGRTPEGEPAGGWSLEELRTLQDFTVRYALSSAPGVAEVASIGGHVREYQVEVDPARLRAYDVTLAQVANAVRQSNSEVGARTTEINGVEYLIRGVGYVENLEDIEAAPVVTRDSVTVTVGEVARVTSGPGIRRGALTRGGVEAVGGVVTARYGANPKQVVDQVKASIDEVQRALPRRTLEDGTVSQVTIVPFYDRSELIERTLGTLSLALYQQILITVLVVMLMMLHLRAGLLVSSLLPLAVLMTFVAMKYTGVDANVVALAGIAIAIGTMVDMGIVMTENIAQHLDDAPEGEDRLRVIGRGASEVAPAILTAITTTVVSFLPVFMLTGQEGKLFTPLAFTKTYALVASLIIALFVIPTAASWVLGVRARSLRSRFILGLAAAVGALAVAIWAHVGVGLALLLSALAWLVDDMLDAKKVWRDTREHRWARRALRWAGLVAVVVVVSWLLATSWMPLGAGKGMAPNLIVVLAVVGWVLGSFMLFRVAYPTMLRWILAHKGLFLALPAMVVVLGLTIWLGFAATFGWLPDGAQRSAPGQWMHHAFPGLEREFMPDLDEGTFLYMPSTMPHGSLGEARDMLQSLDLLFETVPEVEYSVGKLGRAESALDPAPVAMVETIIEYKPEYRLDAQGRRLRFKVDGQGEFVRDEQGELIEDPDGRPFRQWRDEIRRPEDIWDELVDVARHVPGLTTAPLLQPISTRLVMLQSGIRAPMAVRLQGDELEDLADAALKIQEILREHPLVNQGAVNADRPVGKPYLVIEPERRELTRYGVSMEAFQQVVEAAIGGASVGQTVEGRERFAMRVRYPRELRDDPQTISRILVATPSGAQVPLGQLASIRYERGPEMIRSENSALVAYVMFDAAEGTSEVSVVESVRARLDDLQASGELELAEGVRLSFAGSYENSLRAEARLRILVPLILLIIALLIYLQFRSLWTALTIFSGIAVAFGGGFMLIWLYGQSWFLDVSIFGASLREIFQIEPMNLSVAVWVGFIALFGIAADDGVVMATYLKQRFDEGKSGTVDEVRERVVEAGLRRIRPCLMTTATTVLALLPVLTSYGTGADVMIPMAVPAVGGMTIALLTLFVVPTLYCAVEEGRLRLQDLNAAPEDGDVVPASMSVEDELTD